One Paenibacillus sp. FSL H7-0737 DNA segment encodes these proteins:
- the fsa gene encoding fructose-6-phosphate aldolase encodes MKFFLDTGNIEEIKRITRLGLVDGVTTNPSLIAKEGRLFKDVIKEIVAIVPGPVSAEVIGLTAEEMLKEAYEIAEWAPNVVIKLPMTEDGLEACYELTKKGIKTNVTLVFSAAQGLMAAKAGATYISPFVGRLDDIGVDGMKLIKDLKTILTNYGMTSEIIAASIRNIAHVEQAALAGAHIATIPGSLLPTLWKHPLTDNGIERFLKDWESVPQA; translated from the coding sequence ATGAAGTTTTTCTTGGACACCGGAAATATTGAAGAGATCAAACGTATTACTCGCCTCGGATTAGTGGATGGCGTAACGACTAACCCGTCGCTCATTGCTAAAGAAGGAAGATTGTTTAAAGATGTTATCAAAGAAATCGTAGCAATCGTTCCAGGTCCTGTAAGTGCAGAAGTAATCGGACTTACAGCAGAAGAAATGCTTAAAGAAGCATACGAAATTGCTGAGTGGGCTCCAAACGTTGTCATTAAACTCCCTATGACTGAAGATGGCTTGGAAGCTTGTTATGAGCTTACAAAAAAAGGTATCAAAACTAACGTAACGCTTGTCTTCTCAGCGGCTCAAGGCTTAATGGCTGCAAAAGCAGGCGCAACTTATATTTCTCCTTTCGTAGGACGTCTGGATGATATCGGTGTTGACGGAATGAAGCTGATCAAGGATCTGAAGACCATCCTAACTAACTACGGTATGACTTCCGAAATTATTGCAGCATCCATCCGTAACATTGCGCATGTTGAGCAAGCCGCTCTTGCCGGTGCTCACATTGCTACCATCCCAGGTTCGCTCCTGCCTACCCTCTGGAAGCATCCGCTGACAGATAACGGTATCGAACGCTTCCTGAAGGATTGGGAATCCGTACCACAAGCATAA
- a CDS encoding MFS transporter produces MKERKWDLLALASIPLIMTLGNSMLLPILPQISKELGISSFQVSMLITVYGLMAIVMIPIAGYLSDAYGRKKVILPSLIIAAIGGVVCVVAAWFMKGVSAYWVILAGRLLQGIGAAGAFPIVLPFVGDLFKEEEDVSKSLGIIETSNTFGKVLSPILGAYLGIWLWFAPFIAIPVLCLISFALVLFLVRKPEAKEQPEKQGIREFLSGIVSILREKGRWLYAIFAIGGICMFVTFGVQFYLSEMLETKFNMHGAMKGFVLAIPLALLCLSSYGTGKIIGQNKTLMKWLGFGGMVLLTAAMIFAGFNKGIYFLVGFMGLGCVGIGIVLPCMDALITEGIEKENSGTITALYSSMRFIGVAAGPPVVSLLLSSGHWVLFALMATVGAIGGLLTLFAVTPSKGSKGESGVKETEQVNPHLLSKRVRQTSARTLDGKKSYP; encoded by the coding sequence TATGACCCTCGGTAACTCCATGCTGCTTCCTATTTTGCCGCAGATTTCTAAAGAACTAGGCATTAGCTCTTTTCAGGTGAGTATGCTGATTACTGTTTATGGATTGATGGCTATCGTGATGATTCCTATTGCAGGGTACCTGTCTGACGCTTATGGACGAAAAAAGGTGATTCTTCCGAGTCTGATCATTGCTGCTATAGGTGGAGTCGTCTGCGTGGTGGCGGCTTGGTTTATGAAGGGCGTTAGCGCCTATTGGGTCATTCTGGCCGGACGTTTGTTACAAGGGATAGGTGCGGCTGGTGCTTTTCCTATTGTGCTGCCCTTCGTTGGTGATTTATTCAAGGAAGAAGAGGATGTAAGCAAAAGTCTGGGAATTATTGAAACCTCAAATACCTTTGGTAAAGTACTCAGTCCGATCCTTGGAGCTTATCTTGGAATATGGCTCTGGTTTGCACCTTTTATCGCTATTCCTGTTCTATGTCTAATTTCATTTGCTTTAGTTCTTTTTCTGGTTCGAAAGCCGGAAGCGAAGGAACAACCTGAGAAACAGGGTATAAGAGAATTTTTATCCGGAATTGTGAGCATTTTGCGAGAAAAGGGACGATGGTTGTATGCTATTTTTGCCATAGGTGGTATCTGTATGTTTGTAACCTTTGGCGTTCAATTCTATTTATCGGAAATGCTGGAAACTAAATTTAATATGCATGGGGCAATGAAGGGATTTGTGCTGGCAATACCATTAGCCTTGTTATGTTTGTCTTCATATGGAACAGGAAAGATCATTGGTCAGAACAAAACGCTAATGAAATGGCTGGGCTTTGGAGGTATGGTGTTACTAACTGCAGCAATGATCTTTGCGGGGTTCAATAAAGGTATTTATTTCTTAGTCGGGTTTATGGGCTTAGGTTGTGTTGGAATCGGGATTGTGCTTCCTTGTATGGATGCTTTAATCACGGAGGGAATTGAGAAAGAGAATAGTGGCACGATAACCGCTCTCTATAGCAGTATGAGGTTTATAGGGGTAGCCGCAGGACCGCCAGTGGTATCGCTGCTGTTAAGCAGTGGTCATTGGGTATTATTCGCTTTAATGGCTACAGTCGGCGCAATTGGTGGATTGCTGACCTTATTTGCAGTAACGCCAAGCAAGGGGAGCAAGGGAGAATCTGGTGTGAAAGAAACGGAGCAGGTAAATCCGCACCTCTTGTCAAAGCGTGTTCGTCAGACTTCTGCAAGGACTTTAGATGGAAAAAAGAGCTATCCTTAA